The Theobroma cacao cultivar B97-61/B2 chromosome 2, Criollo_cocoa_genome_V2, whole genome shotgun sequence genome includes the window TGAGTATGccaaaaagagtaaaagggaATCTAATTGAAGCTTGATGATCGGCTCCatctttcttttaaatattccTCCATAGAAAGATTACTGCTTTGCTCCATGCTACTAAAAGATGTCGAGTCATCATCAATATCAAGCATTGCGAGACTTAAATGTAACTCTGCACTTGAATTTGGATAAACTTCATCATCATTATGATCTTGGCTTTCTGTGTTGTCATGTCGTGTCTCTGCCCATTTTTCAACACCTTCGTCCCCTTTTAAGAGCTCCAGTATCTGGAAAGAGGAGGGCAAAATGTAAACGAAATTTCACCCTGTTCTTAAACGTTTTAGCAAGATACTAGAAAACTTTATTACCTCGCTCATCTTAGGACGCAGTCTAGCTGACCGTGTGATGCAGAGGGTTGCTGCTAGAACCATTCTCTTCATCTGAGTCTCGTTGATATTTCCATTCAAATTAGGATCCAGTATGCCTTTCACATCCCCATTCTCTACTATTGGCTTGGCCTGAAATTGAAGTACTTAAAAGGATAATTGATGCACAGTTACAACAAGTGGAAGAACTTATGTTTCAGAAAAGACTTACCCACATGACCAAGCTCTGCTGGCCCCTGGGAGTCTCAAAGCCTATTGGCCTTTTTCCTGATAAAAGTTCAAGTAGAACAACACCAAAAGCGTAGACATCAATCTTGTCGCTAAGTTTCCCATACATGAAATATTCAGGAGCTAAATACCCAAATGTTCCAACAACATCAGCTTGAGTCAGAAATGATGAATCAGTTGGTCCCCATATTGCTAGCCCAAAGTCAGATAACTGTCACATTGAAAAAACAAAGGCCATGTGATCGATTTGATGacatatttcattttcaactaACATTCTTTCAGTAATTACCTTTGGCTCAAACCCATCTGAAAGAAGAATATTTGAAGACTTGACATCTCTATGAATAACAGGTCGAGGATGCTCATTATGTAGGTAATTTAGGCCTTCCGCAATCCCAACAGCCACGTTATATCTCACTTCCCATGACAAGGcatgtttttctttgttcttacCTGCAAAATTTGTTACCTTGCATCAGTAAGTTTATGACATCTTTTACcaagcaaagaaaaaacacAGATCCCATTGAAGCCATACCATGCAGAATTTCTTCCAAGCTTCCCTTAGAAGAAAAATCATAGACAGATACTAGATCATTATCTTTAATGCAGACACCAATTAGAGGCATGATGTGTTTATGATTCAGTGAGGAGATAATTTCAATTTCGTTTGCAAAATCCTTGCATGCCTCTTTTGATGACTTCAGAATCTTGACAGCAACTGCCTTGCCATCTGGAAGGATCCCTTTATAAACACGGTTGCTCCCTCCTTTTCCAATTAGATTCTCTGCCATAAAACAGAGTTTTAGCAAGAAAACAAgcataaaaagcaaaaaaaacaCACAGTGGTTGCAAGGCACGTTAGGGATAAGAACCTGAGGTGAACTGAGCAGTTGAAGCTTTTAGATCTTTGTAACTGAACCATTGACAAGCAGATGAATTTGTTTTTAGGAGTGCCTCCAAGCATTTTTGCAACTCACATTGCATAGATGAATTGGTCCTATTAATCTCAACTTCACTGCCACTTTCAATTTCCAATGGGTTTTCTTTAATGGTTGAGCATCGAGGAGTATGATGCGGGGAACGACTTGGTAAGTTCATTACCCATTTGACTACTGACATACTCCTGGCGTGCTTTGCTTGTGGTGTTGCTGAACTAGCCCTCAGGAGGAGGGGCCAACCGGGCTTATAGTCCATAACGTCTCCCGCAAAAAGAGAAATTGACCGCGAAGAAATTTTCTTGCCTTCATAAATCACACTCAATATCTCACTCTTTGAATCTTCACTACTGGTTCTTGAATCATCTTTGGAGCTTTGGATCCCTTCCAAACTGGATATCTCAGACCCTACTTCAGAATCACCATATTCTGATTGGCATTCCCTTGCAGCAGGGTTTTCAATCAGATAAACACTTGGTCTTGGATCACCTTTAACTGTAAGACCTGACATAATCAAAAGTAGATCTATTACTTTTGAAGTCTGCAGTAGAAACTAGAATTCATCTCATTCTTATTCATAGGACAGGAAAAATCAAACCTGGTAGTTGATTTTTGTTGGACCTTCTGAAAATAATTTTCCCATTGCTGATGGCCAGAACATTGGTAGTAGTTGGCAACCGCTTTGCACAATATCTAGCCGTGGAAGTCCAACCCCTGAAAACGATATCTGTTTTTAGAGTAATCAGAAAAAGAATCACAAAAAGTTAACAACCAACAGAGATTTGAGTCTTTAGCTGCTCCTTACCCAAGAGCACTATGCTTGCTTATACCCACAACTAGAGCTACAGCTTCATAGTTCCTTGCTTCTCTAATCAAAACCTTTCTCGTTGAACTTCCTTTAAAAATCTGGCCTTTAAGATCAACCTGAAACCCAAACATGAAAAATCTAGCAATGATCAATCATCTTTTCATTCTTTGAAGTGAACATATCTAAGTGCCGAGTTTGCTGATAATAAACCCACCTGCTTTACAGAACACAGGCCTTCGTATACGTCTAAATAACCTTCTAACAACAACTTCTCCCTTAAAGCATGATCttcattgaaaatttcaaattagaaCATGAAATTGTTATCAGGAAACCTTGCACAATATAAAAACTTCTGTGGAAAGTAATGGAAAGGCCTTACCAGAACTCCGGGAAACATGAACTGCAACAACACAATCACCAGGTTCTGCAACTTTTACAAGAGCCCAGCTAAGCAAATCCCTACTTTGGCTATCTATTCGAATCCCAACCAACACATATTTCTTCTCAGTAggcattttctttctcttctttgctCAGTTACTACCTCAAATTCAAAGCATATAAGAATTCTTCTATCTTCCAATGAATTTGCAGAGTCTCTGCATATCTATCCCTTCTAAGAACCTTATCAGCTTCTtaacttttcatttcaaactcTGCATTAAAAAAGAAACCACCATCGCCATGGCCACTCAAGTTAAAGAATAACAATAACCCCACAACACTAGGTACTTTACAAGCCAACACTCTGTAATCATAAATGATAACCCATTAACACATTTCCATctgaaaatccaaaaaaaaaaaaaaacccagatAGGAAGTGATAGAGTTAGCCATAAGCTATTCTTTATAGGTGACAAAAATCTACCAAAATCTTTGAATCAAAGAGTAAAGATAAACAAAAGAAGACAATTGAATTGTACCTAAATT containing:
- the LOC18607549 gene encoding probable receptor-like serine/threonine-protein kinase At5g57670, whose protein sequence is MPTEKKYVLVGIRIDSQSRDLLSWALVKVAEPGDCVVAVHVSRSSDHALREKLLLEGYLDVYEGLCSVKQVDLKGQIFKGSSTRKVLIREARNYEAVALVVGISKHSALGGWTSTARYCAKRLPTTTNVLAISNGKIIFRRSNKNQLPGLTVKGDPRPSVYLIENPAARECQSEYGDSEVGSEISSLEGIQSSKDDSRTSSEDSKSEILSVIYEGKKISSRSISLFAGDVMDYKPGWPLLLRASSATPQAKHARSMSVVKWVMNLPSRSPHHTPRCSTIKENPLEIESGSEVEINRTNSSMQCELQKCLEALLKTNSSACQWFSYKDLKASTAQFTSENLIGKGGSNRVYKGILPDGKAVAVKILKSSKEACKDFANEIEIISSLNHKHIMPLIGVCIKDNDLVSVYDFSSKGSLEEILHGKNKEKHALSWEVRYNVAVGIAEGLNYLHNEHPRPVIHRDVKSSNILLSDGFEPKLSDFGLAIWGPTDSSFLTQADVVGTFGYLAPEYFMYGKLSDKIDVYAFGVVLLELLSGKRPIGFETPRGQQSLVMWAKPIVENGDVKGILDPNLNGNINETQMKRMVLAATLCITRSARLRPKMSEILELLKGDEGVEKWAETRHDNTESQDHNDDEVYPNSSAELHLSLAMLDIDDDSTSFSSMEQSSNLSMEEYLKERWSRSSSFN